One window of Dysidea avara chromosome 11, odDysAvar1.4, whole genome shotgun sequence genomic DNA carries:
- the LOC136238107 gene encoding protein NLRC5-like — protein MLTSRVAAINAQARFRVDKDTWPPGQSLNFTPLLLVHHEGQQRMDQAIEVAKLVHKGDVTSLATKQSVHAKLNSHAPHVSKVTKEVMDILAPLEGWEEPQFVMIEGAPGIGKSVLLREIAYRWGKQQLLQTFTLLLLICLRDPIVQQATSISDLLLSFCKGDRRAKEIAAMCSDYLFENNGKHLLFLFDGFDEFPEHLRENSLIGEIINRNILPLCGLIVSSRPHVSVSLRKQATIKVDILGFTEEEQHHYIKQSLQGQPQSIEKLTHYLQDHLTISNLCLVPFNIVILLFLHEMGIPLPSDSSNLYHHFICLTICRHLAKSGHPLKNNIKQLTDLPEPYSKILKQLSKLALQALNNNQLVFTYEEMQTACLNIIATPEAINGFGLLQAVQHFSLTGKTMTFNFLHLTIQEYLAANYIITELQPDKELRLLHEQFWSDLHANMFLIYITLTKGQRYSFKKFLSGGDDKITISSKFLDDQLKCFRLYRCFKEAGDDSVCKSIEKAAIFNKIDLQGTSHLSATDLECVAFFLTSFSHKEWVELSFYGCYIQDSGLHIIHKYLNGSDITITKLWLNYNFLTSSSSSFISDIVLSCKVKVLGISHNHTIGESEELYTMLTHPSSMLTTLYMNNTSLSSIAARTLFTAVKDSNKLKELDIRHNSITNDMAECITTALTTNKSLVKLWMTDNPISEEAIVTILQALRGNNTLQWLAVPSYLTAIYYRIRSIEQEINAKRLSQGIQENLTVYCCIHF, from the coding sequence ATGCTAACCAGTAGGGTGGCTGCAATTAATGCACAAGCACGGTTTAGAGTTGATAAGGATACATGGCCACCAGGTCAGTCACTCAATTTTACACCACTTCTACTGGTCCATCATGAAGGACAGCAGAGAATGGATCAAGCTATTGAAGTTGCTAAACTAGTCCACAAAGGTGATGTCACTTCACTAGCTACTAAACAATCAGTCCATGCAAAGCTAAATAGCCATGCTCCACATGTTAGCAAAGTGACTAAAGAGGTGATGGATATTTTAGCCCCACTAGAAGGATGGGAAGAACCACAATTTGTTATGATTGAGGGTGCACCAGGCATTGGCAAGTCTGTATTGTTACGTGAAATAGCTTACAGGTGGGGTAAACAACAATTGTTACAAACATTTACACTGCTACTATTAATCTGTCTACGTGACCCCATTGTTCAACAAGCTACGTCAATCAGTGACCTTCTTCTGTCATTCTGCAAGGGAGACAGACGGGCTAAAGAAATTGCAGCTATGTGTAGTGATTACCTTTTTGAGAATAATGGTAAACATCTGCTTTTTCTTTTTGATGGCTTTGACGAGTTTCCAGAGCATCTACGAGAAAACAGTTTAATTGGTGAGATTATAAATCGTAACATTTTACCACTCTGTGGGTTAATAGTGTCATCTCGTCCACACGTTTCAGTATCCCTTCGAAAACAAGCCACCATCAAGGTAGACATCTTGGGTTTTACTGAGGAGGAACAACATCATTATATTAAACAGTCTTTACAGGGACAACCACAAAGTATTGAAAAGCTTACCCACTACTTGCAAGATCATCTCACCATCAGCAACCTCTGTTTAGTGCCTTTTAACATAGTAATATTGCTTTTCCTGCATGAAATGGGTATTCCCCTTCCCAGTGATTCTAGCAATTTATACCATCACTTCATCTGTCTCACCATCTGTCGACATCTTGCCAAATCTGGTCATCCGCTGAAAAATAACATCAAGCAGCTAACTGACCTACCAGAACCTTACAGTAAAATACTTAAGCAACTTTCCAAGTTAGCATTACAAGCACTcaataacaaccaactagtttTTACCTATGAAGAGATGCAAACTGCATGTCTAAATATCATAGCTACCCCTGAGGCTATTAATGGGTTTGGTTTGCTACAAGCTGTACAACATTTTAGCCTTACAGGGAAAACAATGACATTTAACTTCCTCCACCTCACTATTCAGGAATACCTAGCGGCTAACTATATTATAACTGAACTCCAACCAGACAAAGAGCTTCGTCTCCTTCATGAGCAATTCTGGAGCGATCTTCATGCAAACATGTTTTTAATTTACATCACACTCACAAAGGGACAACGATATTCTTTTAAGAAATTCTTGTCTGGTGGAGATGATAAGATCACTATTTCTAGCAAATTCCTTGATGACCAGTTAAAATGTTTCCGCCTGTATCGATGCTTCAAGGAGGCAGGAGACGATAGTGTGTGCAAATCCATTGAAAAGGCAGCGATCTTCAATAAAATTGATCTTCAAGGTACTAGCCACCTATCAGCTACTGATCTTGAGTGTGTGGCATTCTTCCTCACCTCCTTTTCCCACAAGGAGTGGGTAGAACTTAGCTTTTATGGCTGCTATATCCAAGATAGCGGCCTTCATATTATCCACAAATATCTTAATGGTAGTGATATCACCATTACCAAGTTGTGGTTGAACTATAATTTCCTCACCAGCTCATCCTCCTCCTTCATCAGTGACATCGTCCTCAGCTGCAAAGTAAAAGTGTTGGGGATTAGTCATAACCACACAATTGGGGAGAGTGAAGAGCTCTACACCATGTTAACCCATCCCTCCTCTATGCTAACAACACTGTACATGAATAATACCTCATTATCTTCGATTGCAGCAAGAACACTATTCACTGCAGTGAAGGATAGTAACAAGTTGAAGGAGCTTGACATTAGACACAACTCCATTACTAATGATATGGCTGAGTGCATTACTACAGCACTGACTACCAACAAGTCTCTAGTTAAACTGTGGATGACAGACAACCCGATTAGTGAGGAAGCCATAGTGACAATACTACAAGCCTTGAGGGGTAATAATACACTACAATGGCTAGCTGTTCCCAGTTACCTTACAGCTATTTACTACAGGATTAGATCAATAGAACAAGAAATCAATGCTAAGAGATTAAGTCAAGGAATACAAGAGAATCTAACAGTTTACTGCTGCATACACTTTTAG